In the genome of Arachis stenosperma cultivar V10309 chromosome 6, arast.V10309.gnm1.PFL2, whole genome shotgun sequence, the window TAACAGTTTCCATTGTTGTTCTCCTTTGCTTGATTGGTAAGTTGTTTGTATTTCTGTGCAACCGTGTGTTCCACATTCATATAGACACAAGTGTACTTGCATGTCCTTCAATTTCTTAGTGATAAAAAGCTTCTTACAACTTTGGAATTTAAGTAATTTGATAATTGAATGGCCTTCTTGCTTATATGTTGGGTTTACTATATAATTGATTCCTTTGTTGGAAAAGGTTGCACATGTTGCCATCACTTCCTGCTTATTCTTTCCCTCTTTTGTTGAGTTGACTTTGTTGCTCATTATTGTGGAGTTTCCAAATATCATATAGTAAACCATGGCTCAtgagaatttgaatttgaataactTGTTACTTTTTAGCACCATGTTTGTTCAGCATCTCTTACCAATTACCATAGACTCTCTTTGGTATTTTGTATGTAATGTAGCTTACACTTATCGTTATCTCTGCAGTTTTAATTGCGATTCGCGCAATGTAGAAGGAAGAAGGCTTAGACACACGTGATGATAATTGATATCAGTTTGTAGCTGGAAAGAGCATGAGGAATGacaagcttttgcttcaagCTAATTTAACATTTCAAATGCTTTGGGACTTAATATTTATAGCCAACCATAGCATTTGCTCAGTTATTCATTTGTTGCTAAAAAGttctccttttcttcttttttttttcccttcctattttaaaattgttCATCAAGAGCTCTCTCTTGTAGTGGTATCACAAGTCATAAGATGCATGAGATGGAGATGAAAGAGGGAATGGACATGTTAGGTGTGATATATACTATTGTACCTTCTTGATGAGCTTTGGTTTTGTATCGAATCCTTTTGTAACATGTACATATTCAAGATGATGTTTTATTACTCTTTTCACTCAATTGTAAATTTTGTATTAATCAAGAATTCTTTGCAAAATTAGCATCTAGAGCTAACATATAAACCCAGCATTGAAAGCAAGAGTTTCCAAATTATATTAGGTTGATCACAAAATTACGTCTCTTCATATTTTAGAAGAGAAAAATGATAGAACCAGTATTCATTGCCATGTTAGGtgcatgtttttgttaataGAACCCAACCATAAACTTTAAACTCTCCTAAGATTCAGTGAGCATTTCAATGCAATCACCGGTAGAAACATTTGAACCAACATGTATCTCCTATAATTCTTAATATTTGCAgcaaaaaaaagggagaaaaaattATGATAGGCACCATTAATGGAtacttttatataaataaaaaatctttattTCTAAAAGCACAAAAGAGCATTATTTATCAAGATATTTTTTACGGACAATACATGCAGTTCGTCTAATAGTTTTTCAGTTATGTACTCTATTTTTCGGATAAGCGATCTGGTCATGCACTCTGTTTTTCAGTTATGtttatttggttttgaaaattaaaatattaatcataattatatgagtataacaaaataaatatatttatttttattaaattaaattaaatcgttaattttttttagtgtcTATTAAATcgttaatttaaattatatctatttaaatttttgaataattaattagaCTTGATAAGTAGATGGATAAATAGATTTGAGAATGAAATATTTGGTTGacttttaaaacttaaaaaaaattatggagATCATAGTAGACATAAATAAATACTATAAAACAAAGgcaaaaattctaaaattaaattatctttGTTTCATAATcgtttttaagttttaactaaCAAAATCTCATAATTTCAAGAGAGTCCAAATTATAGGAGGTTGATCACAAAAACAcatcttttaatattttaaagcgAAAAATGATAGAAACAATATTCATTGGCACGTTAGGTGCTTGTTTTTGTTTATGAAACCCAACCATAAACCTTAAACGCTCTTTAGATTCAATGAGCATTTCAATAAAATCACCGTGCAGAATAATTTAAACCAATATGTATCTCCTAAAATTCTTAATACTTGcagaaaaaaatgaaagaaaaaaatgatagGCACAAttaatagatattttttatataaataaaaatttattatttaaattttttttggataataCATACAATTAGTATTTTCAGTAGGAACATAAAACATTTTCACAGAGCCAAAAATAAAAgtagatttttttgttttaaaattaattttttttagaaaaattatagaATGACTTAGTGAGAAGAAAAGTCATATATTTCTACTTCTTTAAAAAGTTATGAATTAACTTTTTGGAAAGTTAAAAAGCGACTTGAACTAGTTTGTCCAGTGACCAGAACTCTGTTCATAATTAATCATATGGATATAGCAAAATGAgtacatttatttttattaaattaaattaaatcattaatttaaattatatctatttaaatttttaaataatcaaaCTAGACTAAATATTTGATtgacttttaaaatttaaaagaaattttggaGATCATAGTAGACATAAATACCATGAAACATAGGCAAAGattctaaaattaaattatctCTATTTCATAATCTTTTTTACTAACAAAATCTGGGTTCAAAACTGTTATAAGATATATAAGATATATTTCACTTTTTATTTGggtttgaaaattaaaattgattcaAAACTTTTATAAGATAGAGATATTtcaagatttttaaatttgttttttggTTTAAATTAATCCTACTGACACTTtccattaataaaataaacgcGTAACTAAGAGAAACATAGTAATAATTATTCGAACAAGCCACAAGCTATAAGAAAACATAGTAATAATTAATCCTTAATCAAACACAAAGCTGAGttgagaattttaaaaaaagccAAAAGAACTAGCCAACTGCAGGTATGTAAAAAATTTGTatattcataaataaaattatttgattaCTATATGCATGTAACCTTTGATGCTGATTCAGGagtaagaaaaatcaatccAAGATGAGTGATTTACAATGGAAGAAGCTGGAGGTCTTGGGAGCAGgttcttatggcactgtttatcTTGGCATTCTTGTTGATGAACAAATACGGTTTCATAGCTTCATTGCTGTGAAGAGCTCTATTCCCAAACTGGCATTCTCACTGAAGAAAGAGGAACAGATTTTTAAATCAGTTTGGGAAGATGAAAGCGGTCGTTGCCAAGAAATCATTCAATGCTTTGGAACTGAGACCACGGTAGAGCATGGACTTTGCTTTTACAATCTTTTCTTGGAGTATGCTCCTCACGGTTCTTTGGCTGACTTGATTCACAAGAAACCTCTTCCCGAGACGGAGGTGAGTGTCTATGCACGCATGATTGTTAAAGGACTTTCGCATATTCATCGCAAAGGAATCGTCCACTGTGACCTCAAGCCGGAGAACATTCTTGTGTTTCCTTCATTGGATAAAGAGATTGCAAACTATCAATTAAAGATTGCGGATTTTGGATTATCGAAGACCAAAGAGGAGGAAGCAGATGTTGAGTTGTGGAAGTCCAAGCCGAGAGGTACGGCCGTTATACTTGTCACCGGAAGCGTTTTCTGGTCATATTGATGCTCCGATGGATATATGGGCACTTGGTTGCATAGTGATTGAAATGCTCACTGGATTGCCTGCCTGGGGTGAGAGCCCTTTGCTTATTGAGGAGTTGAGGTACTTGGTTGAACATCATGAACTATCACCCAAGAAGCCGCAGGGAATCGGTTTTTTCTGTCATGATTTTCTGGAAAAGTGCTTTATGAAGGATCCTAGCAAGAGATGGACTGCTGACAGGCTTCTTGATCATCCTTTCCTTTATATCACAATGTTTCATTCATATTATCTTGCAACTTGGCTATGATTGTTTTTCTTAATTAGTTTCATTGCAACCTTATTTATGGTTTATGTAATTAGAGCTATTCTGATGACATTGTAAGATTGAATGGTTTGGTTTATTGTGTCCCCGATTCAAGGGCATGATGGCTATGCGGTAGGGTTTTTTGGGTCTGTTGATACATAATGAATTGTACAAAGTATTGATACAAAATGAGTCTGTTGCTTAACATTTATGATTTGTAAGATTTAATAAACTATTTTAATAACAATAGTTTTGTTTGCTATTTGTGCTTCGAATGTTATGGGttctttcaattttctttttctttctttcttttataatCTTGGTTTCAGTATATGatcaattaatttaattagcAACGACCAACAACCCCAACACTCCCTCGCGATTCCCGAGGACGACCTCGGCGTTAAGCGCGTGAGGGACCTCAAGAAGCGGAAGCGCAAGGAGCCTGTTGCTTCGGGGACTCTCAGGATCTGGAATCCTGAGTtcgttgaagaagaagatgaggaAGGCGAGGTGTGGTTGAGAAGAGGGTTTGGGAGTGGAGGAAGAGGTTGGTGGAGAAGATGAACGGGATTGAGCTGAATCTTGAAGGGGTTAAGTTCAAGCTTGATGTTGCTGTTCCCGTTTCGGATGATTTTGAGGCAATGAAGAAAGATTGGGAACAGTTTTTTGCATTGGATACTCGAGGTTTGTCTCTGCgttcattcttcttattttttgtgTAAACCATGAAATTAGTAGTAATGTAAAGTGGTAATGACTATAAATTTGTCTATAAGGTCCTTGAAATCTTCAAAAATG includes:
- the LOC130934911 gene encoding mitogen-activated protein kinase kinase kinase 20-like — its product is MSDLQWKKLEVLGAGSYGTVYLGILVDEQIRFHSFIAVKSSIPKLAFSLKKEEQIFKSVWEDESGRCQEIIQCFGTETTVEHGLCFYNLFLEYAPHGSLADLIHKKPLPETEVSVYARMIVKGLSHIHRKGIVHCDLKPENILVFPSLDKEIANYQLKIADFGLSKTKEEEADVELWKSKPRVIEMLTGLPAWGESPLLIEELRYLVEHHELSPKKPQGIGFFCHDFLEKCFMKDPSKRWTADRLLDHPFLYITMFHSYYLATWL